A window of Mustela nigripes isolate SB6536 chromosome 9, MUSNIG.SB6536, whole genome shotgun sequence contains these coding sequences:
- the LOC132025035 gene encoding adenosine 5'-monophosphoramidase HINT1-like, giving the protein MADDFAKTQARWTGKDTVFRKTIHKEIPAKIVFEDDQYLAFHDLPLHIPKRFLVTPEKHISQIPVAEGDDRSLLGHLMMVGKKCAADLGPKKGYRVVVNEGSDGGQSVIFISMFLEVGR; this is encoded by the coding sequence ATGGCAGATGATTTTGCCAAGACTCAGGCCAGGTGGACTGGGAAAGACACAGTGTTCAGGAAGACCATTCACAAGGAAATCCCAGCCAAAATCGTTTTTGAGGATGACCAGTATCTTGCTTTCCATGACCTTCCCCTTCATATACCAAAACGTTTTCTGGTGACTCCCGAGAAGCATATATCCCAGATTCCTGTAGCAGAGGGTGATGACAGAAGTCTTCTTGGACATTTAATGATGGTTGGCAAGAAATGTGCTGCTGATCTGGGCCCTAAGAAGGGTTATCGAGTGGTGGTGAATGAAGGTTCAGATGGGGGCCAGTCTGTCATTTTCATCTCCATGTTCTTGGAGGTTGGCAGATGA